A single Thermus antranikianii DSM 12462 DNA region contains:
- a CDS encoding type II toxin-antitoxin system VapC family toxin: MGGRFIWGRGPKEEGLVSGLTLVELLRLGLKGALAREDAELLLKAIPAVCRVVWPDWGIGERAARLSHGLHLPLVDALILATALEAGAGEIWTADADLARYEGKLRVVLLRPEG, translated from the coding sequence GTGGGGGGGCGGTTCATTTGGGGTAGGGGCCCCAAAGAGGAGGGGCTGGTATCCGGCCTAACCCTCGTGGAGCTCCTGCGCCTGGGTCTGAAGGGTGCCCTGGCCCGGGAGGATGCGGAGCTTCTCCTGAAGGCCATTCCTGCGGTCTGCCGGGTGGTGTGGCCGGACTGGGGCATCGGGGAGAGGGCGGCCCGGCTCTCCCACGGGCTCCATCTCCCCTTGGTGGACGCCCTGATCCTGGCCACGGCGCTAGAAGCGGGGGCGGGGGAGATTTGGACCGCGGACGCCGACCTGGCCCGGTATGAGGGGAAGCTCAGGGTGGTCCTTCTCAGGCCGGAGGGGTAG
- a CDS encoding ribbon-helix-helix protein, CopG family, translated as MRLTIHLPEDLARLLRQAAENEGKSMSAHKIRSA; from the coding sequence ATGCGCTTAACCATTCACCTTCCCGAAGACCTGGCCCGCCTCCTGAGGCAGGCGGCGGAGAACGAGGGCAAGTCCATGAGCGCCCACAAGATACGCTCTGCGTGA
- a CDS encoding PulJ/GspJ family protein, which produces MRSRGLTLVEVLIALALFGAVAGTGVLLLNRTTQTSAQERRLAQAQERAYKAVTGLDQELTGKSVLAVLPGASATQAALVATGHQGYVVPDRFVSDRFTVLADAAPFSPGSQVFLLNGGGQGMLLTVLSVSQVSAGRWQVQVTGCQGGITLPWTPGTLAYPAEVYVLQVASGGLDLYRNGQALGRVATPQGFGVSFVYRDRFGNEQVSSQYSGMGTPDGFTLAALGLTATGGVQENRTLTGRIPVGSGWVRVREIRACGQASQNSGLATVTVVVDPNAPGGGDLTLSGNNYTVNFTATRTFQDVPAGNIRLEAREVVRNPEQGVTAIWAPSPALWTGRAITFAPISIQVGYSLVPGELVFSVSGSPQDGRATVSAGPYSATLGGGSSQNVSALPGRYTTSASPEVSVSRSGNGVSWTEIYTLRSLSPSPTVAVSSRQTSGVSAAYSGPLPGTLCYDADCRQVAPGAYTAPADQLLNQYTTTRTESCPAGYTGTVTVTEYWRRVKTWSPSAGGLSSRGTLTFVSAVRDELYDVQRSDNCTSSGQPSSSPSPSPTSQEPSSPSSSPTSQEPSSSSSSPTNQEPSSSPSQAQCSPPNCSCYPCWCVCKPPVCCE; this is translated from the coding sequence ATGAGGTCAAGGGGTTTAACCCTGGTGGAAGTCCTTATTGCCCTGGCGCTGTTCGGCGCAGTGGCTGGGACTGGGGTGCTCCTCCTGAACCGCACCACCCAGACGAGCGCCCAGGAGCGCCGTTTGGCCCAGGCTCAGGAGCGGGCCTACAAGGCGGTGACAGGCCTTGATCAGGAGCTTACCGGTAAGTCGGTTTTGGCGGTTCTGCCCGGGGCCAGCGCCACACAAGCGGCCCTCGTGGCTACCGGCCACCAGGGCTACGTGGTACCGGATCGCTTCGTCAGCGACCGCTTCACCGTCCTGGCGGATGCCGCTCCTTTCTCCCCCGGTTCCCAGGTCTTCCTCCTGAACGGGGGCGGCCAGGGAATGCTCCTCACCGTGCTCTCCGTTTCCCAGGTATCCGCGGGGCGGTGGCAGGTTCAGGTGACGGGATGCCAGGGCGGGATCACCCTTCCCTGGACCCCGGGCACCCTGGCCTATCCCGCCGAGGTCTACGTGCTCCAGGTGGCTTCCGGGGGTCTGGACCTCTACAGAAACGGCCAGGCCCTGGGAAGGGTTGCCACCCCACAGGGCTTCGGGGTGAGCTTCGTCTACCGCGACCGCTTCGGCAACGAACAGGTTTCGAGCCAGTACTCGGGCATGGGGACACCGGACGGGTTCACCCTGGCCGCCCTCGGCCTCACCGCCACGGGCGGGGTGCAGGAGAACCGCACCCTTACGGGCCGCATACCCGTGGGTAGCGGCTGGGTGCGGGTCAGGGAGATCCGGGCCTGCGGGCAGGCTTCCCAGAACTCCGGCCTCGCCACCGTCACCGTGGTGGTGGACCCCAACGCCCCGGGGGGCGGGGACCTCACCCTCTCCGGCAACAACTACACGGTGAACTTCACCGCCACCCGCACTTTCCAGGACGTGCCCGCTGGGAACATCCGCCTCGAGGCCAGGGAGGTGGTCAGGAACCCCGAGCAAGGGGTCACGGCCATCTGGGCTCCGAGCCCCGCTCTGTGGACGGGCAGGGCCATCACCTTCGCCCCGATTTCCATCCAGGTTGGGTACAGCCTGGTACCCGGGGAGCTGGTCTTCTCCGTCTCCGGCTCCCCGCAGGACGGTCGGGCCACGGTTTCCGCCGGGCCCTACAGCGCCACCCTTGGAGGTGGGAGCAGCCAGAATGTCTCCGCCCTTCCCGGGCGCTACACCACCTCCGCCTCCCCGGAGGTTTCCGTTTCCCGTTCGGGGAACGGGGTCTCCTGGACGGAGATCTACACCCTGCGAAGCCTATCCCCTTCCCCTACCGTGGCGGTAAGCTCCCGCCAGACCTCCGGGGTGTCCGCGGCCTACAGCGGTCCCTTACCCGGGACCCTTTGCTACGACGCCGACTGCAGGCAGGTGGCCCCGGGGGCCTACACCGCTCCAGCAGATCAGCTACTGAACCAGTACACCACCACCCGCACGGAGTCCTGCCCCGCGGGGTACACCGGGACCGTCACCGTCACCGAGTACTGGCGCAGGGTGAAGACCTGGAGCCCGAGCGCGGGGGGGTTGTCCTCGAGGGGGACCCTGACCTTTGTGAGCGCTGTGCGGGACGAGCTGTACGACGTGCAGAGGAGCGATAACTGCACGTCCTCGGGTCAACCTTCATCCTCTCCTAGCCCTTCACCTACAAGCCAGGAACCTTCATCTCCTAGCTCTTCACCTACAAGCCAGGAACCTTCATCTTCTAGCTCTTCACCTACAAACCAGGAACCTTCATCCTCTCCTAGCCAAGCCCAGTGTTCACCACCCAATTGCAGTTGCTACCCCTGTTGGTGTGTGTGCAAACCCCCTGTGTGTTGCGAATAG
- a CDS encoding transposase, producing MFNRGAHLSTRRCPVDQDTLRILLREAVRETVAEVLQTVLELDRTAFLQVHGGRRNGYYPRKLETAFGQVDLKVPRDRESRYYPAFL from the coding sequence GTGTTTAATAGGGGGGCACACCTTAGCACGAGGAGGTGCCCCGTGGACCAGGATACCTTGCGAATCTTGCTGAGGGAAGCGGTGCGGGAGACGGTGGCCGAGGTTTTGCAGACGGTTCTGGAGTTGGACCGGACGGCCTTCTTGCAGGTGCACGGAGGCCGCAGGAACGGCTACTACCCCCGCAAGCTGGAGACCGCCTTTGGCCAGGTGGACCTGAAGGTCCCTAGGGATCGGGAATCTCGGTATTACCCGGCTTTCCTTA